A genomic window from Archocentrus centrarchus isolate MPI-CPG fArcCen1 chromosome 2, fArcCen1, whole genome shotgun sequence includes:
- the LOC115793871 gene encoding mid1-interacting protein 1-B-like: MQTPDSYNQKNSLFNAMNRFIGAVNNMDQTVMVPSLLRDVPLGDKDDLKVAENGGSSDDTGNPSATNGRAYFQPDADMYSSYVLLKSIRNDIEWGVVQGDELRKDKVGVAGVEEEDDLEKQFRFHLNGLHAVLSKLTHKANTLTNRYKEEIGCGN, encoded by the coding sequence ATGCAGACACCTGACTCCTACAACCAGAAGAACTCACTCTTCAATGCCATGAACCGCTTCATCGGCGCTGTCAACAACATGGATCAGACGGTGATGGTGCCCAGCCTGCTGCGGGATGTCCCCCTGGGCGACAAGGATGACCTGAAGGTGGCGGAGAATGGGGGCAGCAGCGATGACACGGGCAACCCCAGCGCCACCAACGGCAGAGCCTACTTCCAGCCCGATGCCGACATGTACAGCTCGTACGTCCTGCTCAAATCCATCCGCAATGACATTGAGTGGGGTGTCGTGCAGGGCGACGAGCTGCGGAAGGACAAGGTGGGTGTGGctggggtggaggaggaggacgaccTGGAGAAGCAGTTTCGCTTCCACCTGAATGGACTCCACGCGGTTCTGTCAAAACTGACGCACAAAGCCAACACGCTGACAAACCGCTACAAGGAGGAGATCGGCTGTGGAAACTGA